Genomic segment of Ruegeria sp. TM1040:
CTTGGCCATCCAATCGTCATAGACAGGTTTGGGCAGGGTCTCGCCCGCAGAGACAGCGGCGCGCAGGCTGCTCAGATCCGCGCCCTCTTCCATCGCCGAGAGCATCACGCGATAGGCGGTCGGCGCAGTAAAGCACACGGTCGCGCGGTATTTCTCGATGATCTCGATCATATTGGGCGGTGTGGCCTGTTCCAAAAGCGTCGCGGTTGCCCCGAACCGTAACGGGAAAATCGCTAGCCCGCCAAGCCCGAAGGTAAAGGCAAGTGGCGGAGATCCCACAAAAATGTCCTCCGGCACCACATTGAGCACATCACGGGCATAGCCATCGGCAATGATCAATAGATCGCGGTGAAAATGCATGGTGGCCTTGGGCTCTCCGGTCGACCCGGAGGTGAACCCCAGGAGCGCCACATCATCGCGTCCGGTCTCTACCGCCTCAAACTGCACCGGTTTCTCCAGTGCCAGCCGGTCAAGTTCAGCGTCGTGGTTGGAGGTCCCATCAAAGCCCACGACACGCTCAAGCACATCGCACTGGGCCGCGCAGGCCTCCATCTCCTCCATCAGCCGCGTATCACAGAGCGCAAACTGGATCTGCGCCTTCTCGACATATTTTTTTAGCTCTGCAGCGCGCAGCATCGGCATGGTGTTGACCACCACCGCGCCCGCCTTGGTGGCGGCGAGCCAGCAGGCCACCATCGCCGGATTATTCGCAGAACGGATCAGGATGCGATTGCCCGGTTTGACGCCCAGATCCTGAACCAGCGCATGCGCCAGCCGGTTGGTCCAGTCGGCCAACTCCTTATAGGTGCGCTGCCGCCCGTTGCCGATCAGTGCAGTACGGTCGCCAAAGCCGCGCTCCACCATCGCATCGGTCAGTTCGACGCCCGCGTTCAGATGCTCGGGATACTCAAACCCCTCAAGCATAAAATCGGGCCACTGATCCGCAGGCGGCAAGGCGTCGCGGGTGAATGTATCGGTATGTGCGGATGCTCCGAGCGTCATCATTTGCCCTCCAATGCCATCATCGCCTGCCGCGCGATCACCACGCGCTGAACGTCGCTCGCGCCCTCATAGATGCGCAACGCCCTGATTTCGCGATAGAGTTTTTCAACCATCGCGCCCGAACGCACGCCCTCCCCCCCAAAGAGCTGCACCGCCTTGTCGATGACGACCTGTGCCGCCTCGGTCGAGAACAGCTTGGCCATTGCCGCCTCGCGCGTGACCCGCGCCGCACCACTGTCCTTGGTCCAGGCCGCGCGGTAGACCAGCAGCGCGGCCGCATCCACATCCAGCGCCATATCGGCGATATGCCCCTGCACCATCTGCAAATCAAAGAGCGGCGCGCCCTGCACATGACGCTCGGTGACACGCCACAAGGCCTCGTCCAATGCCCGGCGCGCAAAGCCGAGCGCCGCCGCCGCCACGGTAGAGCGGAACACATCCAGCACCGACATGGCGATACGGAACCCCTGCCCCGGCGCACCGATCATGGCGCTTGCGGGGATGCGCACATCGCTGAACCGCAAGGTCGCCAGCGGGTGCGGTGCGATGGTCTCGAGCCGCTCCACCACCTCAAACCCGTCCAGATCCGGTGTGACTATGAAGGCCGAGAGCCCCTTGGCGCCCGGTGCCTCTCCGGTGCGGGCAAACAGCGTGTAGACATCGGCGATCCCCCCATTGGAGATCCAGGTCTTTTCACCATTCAGCACATAGTCATCACCATCGCGCACCGCCGTCATGGTGGAGTTCGCCACATCCGACCCCGACTGCGGCTCCGTCAGCGCAAAAGCAGCAATCGCCGCGCCGCTGCGGGTTTTCGGCAGCCACTCCGCTTTCTGCGCGTCGGTTCCAAACAGCGAAATCGCGCCTGTGCCAAGCCCCTGCATGGCAAAGGCAAAATCCGCAAGCCCATCGTGGCGGGCGAGGATCTCACGCGCTAGGCACAGCTTGCGCACATCGAGGCTCTTCGAGGCACCCGCAGCCGCAGTCGGCTGCAACACCCCAGCCGCGCCAAGGTCCGCCACCAGCCTGCGACAGGCCGCATCGGTATCGCTGTGATCCACCTCAAGGCCCTCGGCCACAGCTTCGACCTTGGCAGCCCAAGCTCGATGCTCTTCGTCGAAAAAGGGCCAATTCAGAAAACTCTGGTCCGCCACGTTATCTTCCCCGTTGTCTTCATCTTCTTGTCAAATATCCTCGCCGAAGGCGAAATTCGGCGCTCTCAGTCGCCTTCAAACACTGGTCGCTCTTTCGCGACGAAGGCCTCATAGGCGCGGCGGAAATCATTGCCCTGCATGCAGATCGCCTGCGCCTGCGCCTCGGCCTCAATCGCCTGCTCAAGGCTCATGGACCATTCTTGCGCCAGCATCGTCTTGGTCATGCCATTGGCAAAGGTCGGCCCCTCAACGATGCGCTCTGCCATCTTCATGGCTTCGGCTTCCAGCGCCTCAGCGGACGCGAGCCGGTTAAAAAACCCCCAGCGTTCGCCTTCCTCGGCGCCCAGCGACCGACCCATATAAAGCAGCTCCGCCGCGCGGCCCTGTCCGATGATACGCGGCAGCATGGCGCAAGCGCCCATGTCACAACCCGCAAGCCCCACACGATTAAAGAGAAACGCCACCTTGGCCTCAGGTGTGGCGATGCGCAGATCACTGGCCATCGCTATGATCGCCCCTGCCCCCGCACAAATGCCATCCACCGCCGAAATCACCGGCTTGCTGCAGTTGAGCATCGCCTTCACAAGATCCCCGGTCATGCGGGTGAAGGCCAAGAGCTCTTTCATGTTCATCCTGGTGAGCGGGCCGATGATGTCGTGCACATCCCCGCCAGAGGAAAAATTCCCGCCATTGGGCACGATCACAACCGCATGCACCTCGTCCGAATAGGGCAACGCCCGGAACCAGTCGCGCAGCTCTGCGTAGCTTTCAAAGGTCAGCGGGTTCTTACGCTCCGGCCGATTGAGCGAGATACGCGCGATGCCGCCCTCAATCGTGCAATTGAAATGCGTTGTCTCATCGAGGCTCATGTCGGGTCATCCTTTGTCTTCTTGGGGCGCCGCAACCGGCTGGATCTGGTCCAGAAGCGCGCTCATTTCGGTGATTTCATCTGCGCCAAGCCCCGCCATCATCTCGCCGATCCAGGCCTCATGCTCGGCGGCGAGGCGGTCAAACTCGGCCTCTCCTGCAGGGGTCAGCCGCGCCACCTGGGCGCGACGGTCGCCGGGGACCGCAACCCGCAGCGCCAGACCGTCCTCGGTCAGCCGGTCCACGATGCCGGTCACATTGCCGTTGGACACGCGCAGAAATTGCGAGAGCTGGCTCATCTTGAGCCCTTCGGGATTGCGCGAAAGCGCTGACATCACGTCAAACCGCGGCAGCGTGGTGTTGTGGCGATCGCGCAAGCGACGGCGCAGCTCGGACTCGATACTGCCTGACGTCTTCAAGAGCTTCAGCCACAGACGCAGCCGCGCCTTGGAGGCCGTGTCGCCGAGATCAGCTTGCGCTGCGGTGCCGCTCATATCTCGCCCCCCGTCAGGGCCAACGCGTGCCCGTTCACCGATCCCGCAGTGTCCGACGCCAGCCAGAGCGCAGCATCCGCGACCTCTTCGGGCTGCACAAAACGACCCTGGGGATTGTCGGCCTTGAGGGCGCCTGCGGCCTCCTCGGATGTCATCCCGGTCTTGGCGCGGATATTGTCGATGCTGCGCTGGAGCATCGGCGTTTCCACAAACCCCGGACAGATCGCATTGACCGTCACGCCTGTGCGCGCCAGTTCCTTGGCGAGCGAGCGAGTAAGCCCGACCACCGCGTGTTTGGCGGCGCAATAGGCGCTGACATAGGCATAGCCCTTGAGCCCCGCCGTCGAGGCCACCGCGATCATGCGCCCACGCCCGGCCTCTTTCATGCCCGGCAACACCGCCTGCCAGAGGTTCACGACGCCTCCGAGGTTCACCGCCATCATCTCCGTGAGAAGCTCTGGCTGCATCTTGGCAAAAGGCACGCTTTCGGCCGCGCCCGCATTTGCAATCGCCACAGTCACCGGCCCGCGCGCGGCGGCTGCGCGCGCCACCGCGGATGTGACGCTTGGCGCATCCGTTACATCGCAGACCTCATAAGGAAGCCCCTGCTCTGCAAGCGTTTTCTCCGTTCGCCCCATCAGGGTCACTTTGGCCCCCTGGGCCGCGAAGGCCTGGGCGCAGGCGGCCCCAACACCGGTGCCGCCGCCCGTGATCAGGACATGTTCTTGGCGTGGATCTTGGCTCATGCGCGCAGGGTCTCCGCTTCTTTGTCCGCAAGACGCCAGCTCTGATCGCGCCCCGCCAGATAGGGCAGCGGCCAGTCGGGGGCTGCACGATCACCGATCTTGCTGCCCTCGTGAAGGGTCCAATACGGATCCGAGAGATGCGGGCGGCCCACGGCCACCAGATCCGCGCGGCCTGCCATCAGGATCGAATTGGCATGATCGGCCTCGAAGATATTGCCCACAGCCATGGTACAGATGCCCGCCTCGTTGCGGATCTGATCCGAAAACGGCGTCTGGAACATGCGGCCGTAGACGGGTTTGGCCTCGGTGGTGGTCTGACCGGCAGACACGTCGATCAGATCCGCACCGGCCTCCCAAAAGGCACGCGCGATCTGGACGGCTTCGTCCGGGGTGACGCCATCCTCGCCCACCCAGTCATTGGCGGAGATCCGCACCGACATCGGCTTGCCTTCGGGCCAGACCGCGCGCATCGCGGCAAAGACCTCGAGCGGATAGCGCAGGCGGTTTTCAAGGCTGCCGCCATAGTCATCGCCGCGCTGGTTCGAGACCGGCGACAGGAACGACGAGATCAGATAGCCATGGGCTGCGTGCAGCTCGATCATGTCAAAGCCCGCACGATCCGCCATCTGAGCCGCGCGCACAAATTGATCGCGCACCTCGTCCATCTCGGCGCGGGTGATTTCGCGCGGGGTGGCGTTCTGCCCAGACCACGGGATCGCAGAGGCGCTGACGATATCCCAGTTGCCCTCTGGCAGCGGTGCATCCATCTCGTCCCAACCAAGCTGGGTGGAGCCTTTGCGTCCCGAGTGGCCGATCTGGCAGCAGATCTTGGCGTCGGTTTCGGCATGCACAAAATCGGTGATCCGCGACCATGCGGCCTCATGCTCCGGCGCATAGAGCCCCGGACAGCCGGGGGTAATCCGGCCCTCTGGCGATACACAGGTCATCTCGGTGTAGACCAGCCCCGCGCCGCCTTTGGCGCGTTCGCCGTAATGCACCAGATGCCAGTCGGTCGGGCTGCCATCCTTGGCCTTGTACTGCGCCATGGGCGAAACGACGATGCGGCTCTTGAGGTCCATCTCGCGCAGGCGGAAGGGGGCAAACATCGGCGCCCGCAGCGGCGCATCCTTGGGCGCCCCCGCCTGATCCATGAACCAGCGCTCCGCGCTCTCAAGCCAGTCCTTGTCCCGTTCGCGCAGGTTTTCGTGGCTGATCCGCTGACTGCGAGTCAGCATCGAGTAATTCAGCTGCACCGGATCAAGATCCAGATAGCGCTCCACCCGCTCGAACCACTCCATCGAATTGCGTGCCGCAGACTGCAGGCGCAACACCTCAAGACGGCGCTGGTCTTCGTATTCGTCAAAGGCGCTTTGCAGATCAGGCTTTTCATGCAGCAGATCGGCCAGCGCAATCGCGGATTCCAGCGCCAACTTGGACCCTGACCCAATCGAGAAATGCGCCGTCGCGGCCGCGTCGCCCATCAGGACCACATTCTCGTGACTCCATTTTTCGCACAAAACCCGCGGGAAGCGGATCCAGGCGGAGCCGCGAATATGGTTGGCATTGGTCATCAGCGCATGGCCGCCCAGATGATCCTTGAAGATTTCTTCGCAGGTCTTGATGCTTTCCTGCTGGCTCATGGAGCCAAAACCAAAGGCGTCAAAGGTCTCTTGCGTGCATTCCACGATGAAGGTCGCGGTGTCGTCGTCGAACTGGTAGGCATGCGCCCAGACCCAGCCGTGCTCGGTTTCCTCAAAGATAAACGTGAACGCATCCTTGAAGGTCTGATGGGTGCCAAGCCAAACAAAATTACAAAGCCGCGTGTCCACATCCGGCTTGAAGGTGTCGGCATACAGGCTGCGTGTGCGCGAATTGAGCCCGTCACTGGCGACCACAAGATCGTAATCCTTGCGATAGTCCTCGGCGCTTTGCACTTCGGTTTCGAACTGCATCTTGACGCCCAGTTCACGGGCGCGCTCCTGCAGAAGGATCAGCAGCTTCTTGCGCCCGATGCCGCAGAACCCATGACCAGAGGACACCTGCCGCGTGCCTTTGAACAGAAGCGCGACATCATCCCAATAGGCAAAATGAGACCGGATCGACTCGGCGCTCTTGGCGTCATTGGCTGCCAGATTGTCGAGCGTCTCATCCGAGAGCACCACGCCCCAGCCAAAGGTGTCATCGGCCCGATTGCGTTCGATCACCGTGACCTCATGGCTGGGATCACGCAGCTTCATCGAGATCCCGAAATACAGGCCCGCTGGCCCCCCTCCCAAGCATGCAATGCGCATCTGATCCTCATTCCCACATCGGTTATTGATGAAGTCAGGTTCTGCGCATCTCAAAACAATTTCAAGCTTGAAATTTCTATTTTTAAAGCATTAACTGCGAGGCCCTCGAGCGCATCGCTCTGATGAAATCCAAAAACCAACACCTAAATAATTGATTTTAATTCATAATAAATCCACTCCGGAAGATCCCTCGCGCGCCAGGCGCTGCGTTCCCAGCGCTCAAAATCGCGTCACTGCCAATATCAAGGGCCAAGGGCAGGCCCGTCTGAGCCTGCCCTGCCGTGAGTCGCACCAGGATTTCGCCCCCCTACCAGACGCCTGTTTCCGCAAGCAGTGGCCATGTGCTGACCAGGGGCGCAGGCCCGGGCAGAGCATGCGTGCAGTACCAGATTTCCTCTGGCTGCACGTCGACGATCCGCTCCGCCCCTTTGAAGTGGGACACGCGGTCAGGGCGCCAGTCGACCGTCGCCAGACCGGTGACAAAGATCCCCGCACCGCTTTTGAAGTCGGGGATGAAAAGCCCTACGCGCCCATCGGCCTCAATGTTGCCGAGCGTGTTGAAAAACCGGTTTCCGGCAAAATCGGGAAAGGAGAGCGAGCTGTCGTCGTTGATCGTCAGGAAACCGGGCCGCCCGCCACGGTGCGAGGCATCAACCCCATCGATGGGGCGCGCTGACATCTCGGCCGCGCGCGACGCGATAAAAAAGGTATCGGCCTGCGCGACCAGCGCGCGGCTTTGCGACTCCCAATCGGGCAGCGCCACGGCCTCGGGCGCTGGCGGATTGGCGGGCCATACGAGATCGCGGGTCTGGATATACTGCGGGCAATTGCCAAAGCTCAGGTCCACCGCGATCTCAAATCCTTCTCCATTGACCGCAGTGATGGTGCCGTTCATGCGGTTGCGGCGGCGACTGGCCATTTCCATGCCCACCGCGCCCACCTTGGCCCCGGCGCGAACATCCAGCCAAAGCGTTTCGCCCAACACTGGGCGCGCCCCGACCGCCAGATGACCGGGGTCGCGCGAACGCAGAAAGCCAACTTCACCCACCGCAGGTGTCGCCCAGACTCGCCCACGCGCGTCAAGCAAACCCAGAAAGAGCACCGGCAGGCTCTCAAAGAAATCGCGATGCTGTTGAGGCATCTGCGGGCGGATGGCATGGGCCACCCGCTCGCGATAGCTTGGCGCGACACCGGCGCGGTTTTGCAGGATCAATTCGCCTGCGTGGAAAACCTGCTCAGAGCGGGACATCTCAGGCGCCTCGCGCAAGCTCTGGCAGCGGGGAGGCCTGCATCGGCACAAACCCCTGAAGCGCTTCGACCCGATCGATCCACGCCCGTACCTTTGGATAGGCCGCAAGGCTCACACCTCCCTCGGGCGCGTGTGCGATATAGGCGTAGGCAGACACATCCGCGATCGTAGGCGCCTCTCCTGCCAGGTAGTGCTGACCCGAGATCAGACCTTCCATCTGCTCCAGAAAGGCATGGCTGATGGCACGCGCTGTCTCCGTTTCCGGCGTGTCGCTCGCGCCGGTCAGGGTCCGCCAACGCGCCCGCGCGGGACCGGTTGCCAGATGCGATACCGTAAGCGACAGCCAGCGCTGAACTGCGGCGGCCACACCGGGCGCGCGGGGCAACCAACCCGTCTCTTTGCCGTAGGCCTCGACAAGATAGACAAGGATCGCATTGGAATCGCTGACGATGGTGCCGTTGTCGTCCAGAACTGGAACCTGCCCAAACGGGTTGAGATCCAGGAACGCGGGCGCCTTATGCGCGCCCTGCAGCAGGTCGAGGTCGACCAACTCATAGGGCAGATCGAGGATCGAGAGCATCATCTCGACCCGGTGACAATGCCCCGAGAGCGGGTGGCGATAGAGTTTGATCGGTGCGGAGGAGGAGGCAAATTCGGCGTTCATTTGGGTATCCTTGAGGTCTATCTGTGAGGTCAATCTGTCGGGAAAGTCGTGGCTCAGAGGCCAAGGTCGCTGAGGCCCGGATGGTCGTCAGGACGACGCCCAAGCGGCCAGTGGAACTTGCGATCCGCCTCAGAAATGGGGTGCTCATTGATGGAGGCGTGGCGCTCTTCCATCAGGCCGTTCTCATCAAACTGCCAGTTTTCATTGCCATAGGCGCGGAACCAGTGGCCGCTGTCGTCGCGATATTCATAGGCGTAGCGCACAGCGATGCGATTGCCGTCAAAGGCCCAGAGCTCCTTGATGAGCCGATATTCCAGCTCGCGCGCCCATTTGCGGGTCAGGAAGGCTTCGATTTCGGTGCGCCCAACGGGAAACTCTGCCCGGTTGCGCCAGCGGCTGTCAGGCGTATAGGCCAAGCTGACCTTGGCCGCGTCGCGGCTGTTCCAGCCATCTTCGGCCAGACGGATTTTTTCAATGGCGCTCTCTCGGGTGAAGGGCGGCAGCGGCGGGCGGGCTGTGGATGTCATCTCTATCTCCGATGTGGCGGCGCGGGTGTTCGCCTCTGTCGAGAGAGATAAATCAACCCGTTGTGTAAAATAATACGGCGTGTCAGAAAGAGATAATTTCACGTTTTGATAGCAATCGGAGCCAATGCATGGACCGCATTCAAAGCATGCAGGTGTTTGTCGCCGTCGCCGAAGAAGAGGGCTTTGCCGCGGGCGCGCGCCGGATGGGGCTGAGCGCGCCATCGGCCACGCGGGCGATCAACGGGCTTGAGACACAGCTAGGCGCGCGACTCTTTACACGTACCACCCGGCGGCTGCATCTGACGGACGTGGGGCAGCGCTACCTTGAGGACGTGCGCCATATCCTGACCTCATTGCAGGCGGCAGACGATACAGCGCGCGGCGCGGCCAGCGCGCCGGTGGGTCTGTTACGTCTCACCTGCCCCAATGAATTCGGTCGCATCTACATCCTGCCGATCCTGCTGGATTATCTCGATCATTATCCCGACATGCGCGCAGAATTGGTCCTGTTGGACCGGGTGGTGAACATCGTCGAAGAAGGCTTCGACGTGGCCCTGCGCATCGGCCATCTGCCCTCCTCGACGCTCTCGGCGGTAAAGGTCGGAGCGGTGCGCCGGGTGCTCTGCGCGGCTCCCGCTTATCTGGAGCGGTACGGCACACCAGAAACTCCGGCGGATCTGAGCGCGCATCGCATCGTGGCTGTCAATGTGATCTCTTCTGCGACCGAATGGCGGTTCGGCGCCCAACAAGAGATCGCCGTGCGCATCGCGCCGCAACTCTGTGTGAGCACCGTTGCAGCCGGGCGTGACGCGGCGCGCGAAGGCTGGGGGCTGTGCCGGATGCTCTCGTATCAGGCCGGACGCGATGTCGCGGAGGGGCACCTGACCTGCCTGCTCGAAGACTATGAGCCAGAAAGCATGCCGATTCATCTGGTTCACACCGAAGGACGGCGCGCCCCAGCCAAGGTGCGCAGCTTTATCGATTTTGCCCGCGACCGGCTGCGCGCGGACCCGGTGCTTCAGGCCTTGTCATCCAGCAAGGGCTGTGGGCTGAGCGCTTAGAAATCAAGCCCCAGATCGACGGTGCGCGCCGAATGCGTGAGCGCCCCCGAGGAGATGAAATCCACCCCCGTGGCTGCAATTTCCGCCACTGTGTCGCGTTTGACGTTGCCGCTGGCCTCGAGCGCCAGACGTCCGGCATTGATCTCGACCGCCTCACGCAGCTCAGCAGGCGTCATATTGTCCAAGAGCACAACGGAGGCACCGCCGACCTCCAGCACCTCGCGCAACTGATCGAGCGTGTCCACTTCGATTTCCACCGCCATCATGTGGCTGGCATGCGCCTTGGTGGCATCCAGCACCGCGCGAATACCACCCGCTGCAGCGATGTGGTTGTCCTTGATGAGGATGGCATCCGAGAGCGAATAGCGGTGATTGAAGCCACCGCCATGCAATACCGCCAGCTTTTCGACCATCCGCAGCCCCGGCGTGGTCTTGCGGGTGCAGGTGATACGTGCCTGTGTGCCACGGGTTTCAGCGACCATGGCCGCCGTGAGCGTTGCGATCCCCGTCAAACGCCCCGCAAAGTTGAGCGCAACCCGCTCCCCCATCAGGATCGACGCCGCCTTGCCCTCGATCTCCATCAGCACATCGCCGGGCTGACACACAGCGCCATCTGCAACGCGGGTCTTCACCTCAAGGGTCGCATCCACCAACCGGAATGCCAGCGCGGCCACCTGCATGCCAGAGACCACCGCCTCTTCGCGGGCGCGCAGGCGGGCGGAATAGGTAACATCATCGGGGATCACCGCGCGGGTGGTCACATCGCCATAAGAGCCGAGGTCTTCCATCAGGGCGGATTTGACCAATGGCTCAAGGATCAGGTCGGGCAAAGTGGCAAAGCTCATGGGGTCTCCGGGTCGGATGCACTGGCATCACACAGGCTGTCACGGAGCGCTTTGGCTGCCTCCCACGTGAGGCGGGAGCGATGCGCAAGCGCAGGCAGGGTTTCGGGAAAATCGGACCGCTCATGCGCGCCACGGCTTTCTTCGCGCAACAAGGCGGCGGCGGCGATCATGGTAGCGGCGGTACAGATGTTTTGAAAGCTTTCGCAGTCGGGCTGCGTTGCTGCGAGGGCCGCAATCTCGCTGAGGGCCGCGCGCAGCCCGGCTGCATCGCGCACCACGCCCACATTCTGTGTCATTGCACGGCGCAGGGCCGCGACATGGGCTGGATCAGTTGTTGCACCACCCGGCGCAAATTCAAGGCGCACAGACGTGGCCTCTTTGAGGGGACCCAGCGTGCGTGCGATGTCCTGGGCGGCGCGGCGTGCGTAAACCAGCGCCTCCAGAAGCCCGTTGGAGGCAAGACGATTGGCGCCATGCAGCCCGGTGGAGGCACATTCACCGCAGGCCCAGAGCCCCGGAAGCGAGCTCTTTCCGTCGAGATCGGTGGCAATGCCGCCCATGTGGTAATGCGCGGCCGCCGCAACCGGGATTGGGTCTTGGGTGGGGTCGATACCATTGCGCGCGCAGGCCGCGCTGACGGCTGGAAACACGGTGGTGATGGCCTCACCCAAAGCGGCCCGCGTGTCCAGAAGCGGGCGTTTTCCTGCGATGGACTGCGCAAAGATCGCCCGCGCCACCACATCGCGTGGGGCCAGTTCTGCGTCGGGATGTTCGTCCAGCATGAAGCGCGCACCATCTGCGTTCACCAGGATTGCGCCCTCACCGCGCAGGGCCTCTGTTGCGAGCGGTGCCGGGTCTTCGCCGACATCCATCGCCGTGGGGTGGAACTGCATGAACTCCGCATCGGCGATCTCGGCGCCCGCGCGCGCCGCCATGCCCAGCGCCTGCCCCCGGATACGGGGCGGATTGGTGGTAATGGCATAAAGCCCGGCGCTGCCGCCCCCGGCCATCAAAACGGCCTGACCGCGCAAGACCAGCGGTGCCGATCCAGAGGGTGCGGAGGAGGCCAGTCGCACCCCCGTCACCGCGCCATCCGAAAGTTCCAGCCCTTCGGCCATCGCCCCTTCGATCACCTGGATCGAGGGCGTTTCCCGGAGCCGTTCGATGAGGGCGCGCATGATCTCCGCGCCGGCCTGATCGCCCTTCACGCGCACCACGCGGGCATAGCTGTGCGCCGCTTCGCGCGACATCACATAGCTGCCGTCGGCAGTACGATCAAAAGGCGCGCCCAATGTGGTGAGATCAAGGATATGCTCGCGCGCCTCGCGTGTGACCAGATCCGCCACTTGCGCGTCCACTGTGCCCGCCCCAGCGCGTTGGGTGTCGCGCGCATGCGCCGCAGGGCTGTCGCTCACGTCCATTGCTGCCGCAACACCACCCTGCGCCCAGGCCGAACTGGCCCCCTGCCCCAAGGGATCCGGGGA
This window contains:
- a CDS encoding LysR family transcriptional regulator, which produces MDRIQSMQVFVAVAEEEGFAAGARRMGLSAPSATRAINGLETQLGARLFTRTTRRLHLTDVGQRYLEDVRHILTSLQAADDTARGAASAPVGLLRLTCPNEFGRIYILPILLDYLDHYPDMRAELVLLDRVVNIVEEGFDVALRIGHLPSSTLSAVKVGAVRRVLCAAPAYLERYGTPETPADLSAHRIVAVNVISSATEWRFGAQQEIAVRIAPQLCVSTVAAGRDAAREGWGLCRMLSYQAGRDVAEGHLTCLLEDYEPESMPIHLVHTEGRRAPAKVRSFIDFARDRLRADPVLQALSSSKGCGLSA
- the nadC gene encoding carboxylating nicotinate-nucleotide diphosphorylase — translated: MSFATLPDLILEPLVKSALMEDLGSYGDVTTRAVIPDDVTYSARLRAREEAVVSGMQVAALAFRLVDATLEVKTRVADGAVCQPGDVLMEIEGKAASILMGERVALNFAGRLTGIATLTAAMVAETRGTQARITCTRKTTPGLRMVEKLAVLHGGGFNHRYSLSDAILIKDNHIAAAGGIRAVLDATKAHASHMMAVEIEVDTLDQLREVLEVGGASVVLLDNMTPAELREAVEINAGRLALEASGNVKRDTVAEIAATGVDFISSGALTHSARTVDLGLDF
- a CDS encoding L-aspartate oxidase, translating into MESSQDIQSNRIVIIGAGLGALYAALTLAPRPVVMISPDPLGQGASSAWAQGGVAAAMDVSDSPAAHARDTQRAGAGTVDAQVADLVTREAREHILDLTTLGAPFDRTADGSYVMSREAAHSYARVVRVKGDQAGAEIMRALIERLRETPSIQVIEGAMAEGLELSDGAVTGVRLASSAPSGSAPLVLRGQAVLMAGGGSAGLYAITTNPPRIRGQALGMAARAGAEIADAEFMQFHPTAMDVGEDPAPLATEALRGEGAILVNADGARFMLDEHPDAELAPRDVVARAIFAQSIAGKRPLLDTRAALGEAITTVFPAVSAACARNGIDPTQDPIPVAAAAHYHMGGIATDLDGKSSLPGLWACGECASTGLHGANRLASNGLLEALVYARRAAQDIARTLGPLKEATSVRLEFAPGGATTDPAHVAALRRAMTQNVGVVRDAAGLRAALSEIAALAATQPDCESFQNICTAATMIAAAALLREESRGAHERSDFPETLPALAHRSRLTWEAAKALRDSLCDASASDPETP